A stretch of DNA from Meiothermus cerbereus DSM 11376:
TTTTCCGATGCGGCTCATTACCACACCTCACAAATCACTTCGCCGCCCACGCCCAGCTTACGGGCTTCACGGTCGGGCAATAGGCCTTTTGAAGTCGAGACAATCGCCAACCCCAGGCCGCGGCGCACGTTGGGCACGTTATCGGCAGTCACGTACACCCGGCGACCGGGACGGCTCACCCGGCGGATGTGCTTGATGACCTGCTCGCGGCGGGGACCATACTTGAGGGTCAGGCGCAGGAAAGGCTTACCCTCCACTTCGATACGTTCCATCCCTTTGAGAAAACCTTCCTTAACAAGGATGCTGGCAATCTGCTCCTTAAATTTGGAAGCAGGCACGTCCACGCTCTCCTTGTAGACCTGGACTCCATTTCGAATCCGGGTCAGCATATCGGCAATCGGATCACTAAGCATTACAGGATCTCCTTCTTCTTGGGTGGCTCCGCTTGGTCTGGAGGTTTGCAGAACCCGGTCTTGGCAAAGCAAGCCAACCTGTCAGTTCAGAACTTCCACAGAGGACACCCTGGATTGGCCTTGCGGTATCGGCGAAAACTCACCGACCTACAAAGCAATCTTTACCAGCTGGCTTTCTTTACACCAGGCAACTGGCCCTTGTGGGCCATTTCGCGGAACTGAAGACGCGAGAGGCCAAAGTAGCGCAAGTAAGCCTTGGAGCGCCCCGTAACCGCGCAGCGGTTCTTGTGGCGGGTAGGGCTGGCATCGCGGGGAAGTTCGGCCAGCGCTGCGTAATCGCCCGCAGCTTTGAGGGCCGCCCGCTTGGCTGCATACTTGGCAATGGTCTTCAGCTTGCGCTTCATCTTTTCGACTTGGGATTTCTTAGCCATAATTTCACCTCCTTTCCAAAACAGCGAACAACTCACGCATGATAGCAAAAAAGATGTGAGCTATTTACGGAACGGGAACCCGAGCAGCTCGAGCAGGGCTTTAGCTTCCTCGTCGGTTTTGGCCGTAGTGACCACCGCGATATCCATCCCGCGAACTGCATCCACCATGTCGTAGGTGATCTCGGGAAAAATGGCTTGCTCCCGCAGGCCCAGGTTGTAGTTACCTCGGCCATCGAAAGCACCGGGGTTAACCCCACGGAAGTCGCGGATGCGGGGCAGGGCAATGTGAACAAGCTTCTCGGCAAAAATCCACATGCGGTCACCACGCAGCGTAACCCGCAAGCCAATCGGCATGCCCTGGCGCAGCTTGAAGTTAGAGATGGATTTCTTTGCGCGGGTAATGGCGGGCTGCTGACCAGTGATGACGGCCAGTTCCTTGCCGGCTTTTTCCAGGATACGGCTGTCTTCCTTGGCTTCACCCAGACCCTGGTTAACCACGATTTTGACCAGGCGGGGCACCGCCATGACGTTATCGTAGCCAAAGCGCTTCATCAGTTCAGGGCGGATCTCTTCCAGGTAGCGTTTCTTGAGGGCAACTTCTAGTGGCATATACAACCCCCTTATTTGGTATCCAGCACGCCGTCGCACTTGGCGCAGGCGCGCACCTTGGTGCCGTCGGGCAGCACTTTCTTGCGGATACGGGTCGGCTTCTCGCAGCTTGGACAAATCGGCATGACCTTAGAGGCATGAATGGGCGCCTCGGTCTCGATAAAGCCCCCCTGGGGGTTGCGGGGGTTGGGTCGAACCGCACGTTTGATTATGTTCAGTCCTTCGACCACTACCAGCCCCTCTTTGGGCATGACAGCCTTGACTTTACCGGTTTCACCGCGAAGTCCTTCCTTACCGGAAAGAACCAGCACCGTGTCCCCTTTTTTGACGTGTATTTTCATTATTCCTCCGATTTTGCTTCAGGGTCGGGACTGCCAACGCCTTAAAGACCAAATGGCAAGTTTAGCAGAAATCGCCCCAAAAAGCATCCTGTGCAAAAAGCTTGCCCAGGCTATCTTCCCGGCAAGCTAGGCGCGGGACGAGAGGCCCAGGAAGCCTCTCGTGTATCGGAACAACTTGCCTACGGCAAGAACCCGCAAACCCATCTTATGGCTTAGAGCACCTCGGGGGCCAAAGAAACGATCTTCATGAACCCGCGCTCGCGCAGCTCGCGGGCCACTGGCCCGAACACACGGGTTCCCCGCGGCTCGTTCTGGGGGTTGATAATGACCGCGGCGTTGGTATCGAAGCGAATGGAAGAGCCATCCTGCCGGCGAATTTCTTTGGCCGTCCGAACCACCACTGCCTTGACCACATCGCCTTCTTTGACCATGCCCCGGGGGATGGCTTCTTTGACCGAAGCCACAATCACATCTCCCACACTGGCATACTTACGGTAATGACCGCCCAACACCCGGATGCAGGCAATCTTGCGGGCACCGGTATTATCGGCGACTTCCAGCACGGTTTCTTGCTGAATCATGCTAGGCCCTCCTGTTTATTTGCAGCACCGAAGGGAATCACGCGTTACCCCGCTGTTTGCGTAAGAGGTAACGCTCAACCAGGTCCATGCGACCCTCCTCGATGCGTCCAATCACCACAAACTTCTTGTTTTTGGAGATAGGGGTGGCTTCCCGAATCTCAACCACATCACCCAGCTTGTACTGGTCGTTTTCGTCATGGGCAAGGTACTTTTTGGACTGTTTAATGACCTTGCCATACAGCGGGTGCTGCATCTGGCGCTCGACCAAAACCGCAACGGTCTTCTGCGCCTTATCGCTCACCACCACGCCAGTAAGAACTTTTTTAGGCATTACGAACTCCTTTCTTTAGGCCTTATTAGCGCGGGGCGTTTGGGCCTCGAGCCCTTTGGTTTTCTCGCTCAGCACAGTCATCATCCGAGCAATTTCGCGCTTTGCCTCGGAAACCCGATGGTTTTTGTCAAGCTGTCCGATGCTGGCCTGGAAACGCAATTCCATCAGCTCTTTCTTGGTGTCCTGAATCCGCTTTTGCAGTTCGGCCAACGAAAGTTTGCGCAGCTCACTGGGCTTCGTCATAGGCATCGCGTCTCACCACCTTGGTCTGAACAGGCAGCTTGTGGCCGGCCAGGCGCAAAGCTTCACGGGCTTGCTCTTCGGTCACACCAGATACCTCGAACATGACCCGGCCCGGCTTTACTACCGCCACATACCCTTCTACGTTCCCTTTACCTTTACCCATCCGCACTTCCAACGGCTTCTTGGTATAAGGCTTATCGGGGAAGATGCGGATGAAAATTTTGCCACCACGGCGGAAATGGCGCACCATAGCCACACGGGCCGCCTCGATCTGCTGGCTGGTAACCCACGAGGGCTCCATCGCCACCAAACCCCACTCGCCAAAGGCTACGTAATCGCCCCCCTTGGCGGTACCCCGCATACGGCCCCGGTGGGCCTTGCGATACTTCATGCGCTTGGGCATCAACATGCTTTATTCGCCCCCTTCTTTCCCCGTCACGCCAGCCTTGCGAACGGCAGAGCGGCGGCGGGGTTTGCCATCCTGGTCACGCTTTGGCGCCGCTGGACGGGCCGCAGGTGCGGCACCCGGCACCACTTTCTTGCCACCGATCACCTCGCCCATAAAGACGTAGGCCTTGACCCCAAGCGAGCCATAGGTGGTCTCGGCTCGAGCCGTTCCATAGTCGATATTGGCCCGCAGGGTGTGCAGGGGAACCCGGCCGTCAGCCGCCCATTCGACGCGGGCCTGCTCGGCCCCTCCGATCCGGCCCGAAACCACAATTTTGGCCCCCTGGGCACCCGATTCGC
This window harbors:
- the rplP gene encoding 50S ribosomal protein L16 codes for the protein MLMPKRMKYRKAHRGRMRGTAKGGDYVAFGEWGLVAMEPSWVTSQQIEAARVAMVRHFRRGGKIFIRIFPDKPYTKKPLEVRMGKGKGNVEGYVAVVKPGRVMFEVSGVTEEQAREALRLAGHKLPVQTKVVRRDAYDEAQ
- the rplE gene encoding 50S ribosomal protein L5, producing MPLEVALKKRYLEEIRPELMKRFGYDNVMAVPRLVKIVVNQGLGEAKEDSRILEKAGKELAVITGQQPAITRAKKSISNFKLRQGMPIGLRVTLRGDRMWIFAEKLVHIALPRIRDFRGVNPGAFDGRGNYNLGLREQAIFPEITYDMVDAVRGMDIAVVTTAKTDEEAKALLELLGFPFRK
- the rpsQ gene encoding 30S ribosomal protein S17: MPKKVLTGVVVSDKAQKTVAVLVERQMQHPLYGKVIKQSKKYLAHDENDQYKLGDVVEIREATPISKNKKFVVIGRIEEGRMDLVERYLLRKQRGNA
- the rpmC gene encoding 50S ribosomal protein L29, which gives rise to MPMTKPSELRKLSLAELQKRIQDTKKELMELRFQASIGQLDKNHRVSEAKREIARMMTVLSEKTKGLEAQTPRANKA
- the rplN gene encoding 50S ribosomal protein L14; the protein is MIQQETVLEVADNTGARKIACIRVLGGHYRKYASVGDVIVASVKEAIPRGMVKEGDVVKAVVVRTAKEIRRQDGSSIRFDTNAAVIINPQNEPRGTRVFGPVARELRERGFMKIVSLAPEVL
- the rpsH gene encoding 30S ribosomal protein S8 — its product is MLSDPIADMLTRIRNGVQVYKESVDVPASKFKEQIASILVKEGFLKGMERIEVEGKPFLRLTLKYGPRREQVIKHIRRVSRPGRRVYVTADNVPNVRRGLGLAIVSTSKGLLPDREARKLGVGGEVICEVW
- the rpsN gene encoding 30S ribosomal protein S14; translated protein: MAKKSQVEKMKRKLKTIAKYAAKRAALKAAGDYAALAELPRDASPTRHKNRCAVTGRSKAYLRYFGLSRLQFREMAHKGQLPGVKKASW
- the rplX gene encoding 50S ribosomal protein L24 translates to MKIHVKKGDTVLVLSGKEGLRGETGKVKAVMPKEGLVVVEGLNIIKRAVRPNPRNPQGGFIETEAPIHASKVMPICPSCEKPTRIRKKVLPDGTKVRACAKCDGVLDTK